The following is a genomic window from Patescibacteria group bacterium.
AAATTAGCTAAAGCAGACAGCATTAAAGAAGGTCAAATCTTAATTATTCCTGATGGAAAACGTTCTATCAAGGAAAGACCTATTCCAACTCCAGAAGAACAAGAAGTCTTAATTGCAAATTACAACGAAACAAACGATACATACGATACACCACAAGACGTTTACCAATCTCCAGTTGTACATATTCAAGGTAGAGTTGCAAACAACTTTCCTTGGGGACAATGTACTTGGTACGTTGCTGAAAGACGCGGAGATGTTACATGGAATGGTAATGCCCGCGAATGGTTATGGAATGCCCAAGCTCAAGGTAGAGCAACAGGCAGAATTCCAGCTGTTGGCGCTATCATGGTTACAAATGAATCATGGTGGGGTCATGTTACCTATGTAGAAGCAGTTAATGGTGACTCAGTCACTATTAGCGAAATGAACTATATGGGATTAGGCATTGAATCAACCAGAACAGTCTCAAACAGCAATGGTGTTATTCTAGGTTACATCTATTAAACCGGTAGAGACGTTGTATTGCAACATCTCTCACTTGAAGATATCAACAAAGCCCCGGATTTTCCGGGGTTTTTGTTTTGTTTCAAACAACTTTGTAAAAGTTATATCAAAAAGCCTTGACAAAAGATATCAACAGCTTTTTAGGTTTTTCTTGAGTTTTTGTTTGTCAAAAAATATGTTATATTAAATTCATTAATAGATGTAATAAAAACAAAATGAAAAAACAATTCATGAAAAGCATTGTCTTGATGCTTTTTGTGTTGGGATCATTCTGTTTGCTAGGAAGCCAAGCGCTAGCAAAAGATAGCTCAACATGGGGAAAAGTAGGCGTTTCAGGTATGGATGATCAAGTTAGCGCATTAGCAGTATATAATAATGAATTATATGCTGGTGGATTTTTCAGTTCAGCTGACGGTATTGTCAGCAATCAAATTGCAAAATGGAATGGTACAAGCTGGAGCAAAGTTGGCACAGAAGGTATGAATGCTACAATCAGTTCTCTAGCAGTTTACAACAACGAATTATATGCCGGTGGAGATTTTACTACAGCTGATGGTAATCCTGCAATCAAAATTGCAAAATGGAATGGTAGCACTTGGAGCAGTGTTGGTACTTCTGGTATGAGTGGAAGACCTGTTTCTATTGTCTCTTCTTTGACAGTTTACAATAATGAATTATATGCTGGTGGAATTTTCAATACTGTTGATGGAATCGCAGTTGACGGTATTGCAAAATGGAATGGTGTCAGATGGAGTAAAGTAAGTTCAGGCGAGGTTTCAAGTATTTGGGTTGAAGCTTTAGCAGTTTACAATAATGAATTATATGCTGGTGGACTTTTTACAGGTGCTTTTGGAACAACAGGAATTGCAAAATGGAATGGAACGACTTGGAGCAAAGTTGGCGCTACAGGTACATCAGATGATGTTTATGCCTTAGCAGTATACGATAATGAATTATATGCTGGCGGATCTTTTCTTACTGCAGATTTAATTAATGCTAATTATATTGCAAAATGGAATGGTACAGAGTGGAGTAAAGTTGGCACATCAGGAATGGATGAAGCAGTTTATGCTTTAACAGTTTACAATAATGAATTATATGCTGGAGGATTCTTCGGTTCAGCAGACAGTGTCGTCACCAATCATATTGCTAGATGGAATAAAACAGCTTGGAACAAAGTTGGCGTTTCTGGATTGAATTCAATAGTTTATGCTTTAGCAGTATATAATGATGAATTATATGCAGGAGGATCTTTCACAACAGCTGATGGCATTATTACTAATAATATTGCTTCATGGTACATCGATTATATCGCTCCAGTAACAAAAGCTTCTCCAACAAGTGGAACATACAATACTGCAAAGTTAATTACTTTGACAACTGATGAACCAGCAACAACATATTACACAAAAGATGGTTCAACTCCAACTACATCTTCAGCAGTTTATACAACTCAAATCAATCTTTCAGCCAATACAATTTTGAAATTCTTTTCTAAAGATGTTGTCGGAAATATTGAAACAGTAAAAACAGAAATTTATATTATAGATACAATTGCTCCAACAACAACTGCATCACCGGTTGCCGGAACATACAAAACAGCTCAAGCTATCACTTTAAAAGCTGTTGATACAAATACTGGAGTTTCAGCAACATATTACACAACAGACGGCTCAACACCAACTACATCATCATCAGTTTATTCTTCACCAATCACAATTTCTCAAAATGCTACTCTTAAATTCTTCTCTAAAGACAATGTTGGAAATACTGAAACAGTAAAAACAGCAGTTTACGTAATTGATACAGTTGCTCCAACAACAACAGCATCACCAGTTGGTGGAAATTATGCAACAGACCAAACTGTTACTTTAACAGCGACTGATGACAATTCAGGTGTAAGCGCAACATATTATACACTAGATGGCAAAACTCCAACTACATCTTCTTTAGTTTATTCAAGCCCAATCAGTCTTACAAGTAATACATCATTGAAGTTTTTTTCTAAAGACAAAGCTGGAAATGTTGAAGCAGTAAAAACAGTAGTTTACGCTATTGATAAATTAGCTCCAACAACAACTGCATCACCTATTGGCGGAACATACACATCAAATCAAGCAGTTACTTTGACTGCAATTGATACAAATACTGGAGTTAGCGCAACATATTATACAATAGACGGCTCAACACCGACTGCTTCATCATCAGTTTATTCATCGAAAATAACAATTTCTCAAAATACTACTCTTAAATTCTTTTCTAAAGATGCAGTTGGAAATACCGAAAATGTAAAAACAGAAATTTATGTTATTGACAAGACAGCTCCTATTACAACAGCTTCTCTAGAAAGTGGAACATATACGGAAGCAAAAACAGTAACTTTAACAGCAACTGATGACAATACAGGCGTTTTAGCCACATATTACACAACTGATGATTCAACTCCAACGACATCGTCAACAGTTTATTCAGGCCCAATCGCAATTTCCGAAAATACAACCTTGAAATTCTTTTCTAAAGATAAAGCAGGCAATCTTGAAACAGTGAAAACAAAAGTCTACGTAATAGATTCATTAGCTCCAACAACAACAGCAACACCAGCTAGTGGAACATACAATTCAATTCAGAATGTTACATTAAAAGCAGTTGATACAAATTCTGGAATTGCCAAAACATATTACACAACTGACAGCACAACTCCAACCACATCATCATCAGTTTATTCTTCTCCTATTGCAATTTCAAAAACAACAGCTCTAAGATTCTTTTCTAAAGATACTGCTGGCAATACAGAATCAGTAAAAACAGAAATTTACGTTATAGACACACAAAGTCCAGTAACTACAGCAACACCAGCTAGCGGAACATACTCATCAACACAGACAGTAACTCTTAAGGCAGTTGACACTAATACTGGAGTTTCAGCAACATATTATACAACAGATGGCACAATTCCAACTACACAATCTTTATCTTACTCAGCTCCAATCGTAATTTCACAGAACACATCTCTAAAATTCTTTTCAATTGATGCAGCTGGAAATAAAGAAGTTGTAAAAACTGAAAATTATATTATCACAAATACATTCGTTGATAATTCTGGCAAAAGCGAATTTAATTCAGGAACAACAGTAATTCCATTTGACGAAAAAATTTATCTGAGAAATGTTATCTTAGGTCGCACATATTACAGTCCAACATCAAATCTTGAACTTTTCTTCTACAGATTGCCAAGACAAAAAGTAATTCATGATCTATATATCAAGATGGTTAGAAACAAGACAGCCTATGATTCAAATTTCAACAAGAAAAAGAGCTATCCAGGATACACTATATTAACTTCAAATATTGGCACAGTCAAAAAAGATTTGTACAAGAATATTGACAAGCACATTAAATTCAAAGTTGCCATCAGGTATTCACAGAAAAAGTTAAACAAATTGAATCTTAATGAAAAAAACCTAAGACTATTCATCAAAAATCGCGATGGCGCATGGCAAGGTCCTTTCACAGTTTACCAGAACACAAAAACCAATGTCCTAAAATTCAAGATCAGAAATTACAGACTAAAATCAGAAATAGCGCATGCATTCCCAGCAAATACAGCTAGTATCTCAAGCCTATCTAACAGATCTTTCTCTCCAGCCTTCTATGTCCAGACTCTAGAATTCCAAACTCTTGAAAAACTAAAATTCATAATTGCCGAAAAGAATGCAATGCTTGTCAAATAAAAGTTAAGTCAAAAAAGCCCCGGATTTTCCGGGGTTTTGTTTTGTAAAATGTTAAGTGTTAAATGTTAATTGTTAAATAAAAAAAGCCTCAAAATAGGCTCTACAATGTGCGATTTTTAATAATGGGTGAATTATTGTTTCTTAGAAAATCACCAGCAAGGGTCAAGATTTTTCTTTTATTTGTGCAAGTCTCGCAAAAGGCGAATGTGTCAGGCGCTCGTTTCTGTCACTCTGGGTAAAGGTATTAGAATCACAAACAGTCGTTACTTTCCAGTCATAGACTTCATCAAATTTTCTATCTAGTGTTGTATTTACTAGAATAGCAAAGCCCTTGCCTTTTGGTCCATCAATAGAAACCCACATCTGGTCTATGTCTTTCCATTGCTTTGGCTTAGTAGTTGGAACATAATAAGTGTTTGCAAGATAGGCTTTTGTGATTATTGCAATCAAAGCATCTGCATCACAACCCGTTCTTTTTATAGACTGATCAATTGCATGTCCAGTCAAGAGAATCATCTTATTTCCAATAAGAAAGCATTTTGCTGATGCTTTCATCTTTCTCCCTCCGCTTTTGGGCAAAGAGCACTAATAAGAATAAGACTATATATAATATTTGTCAAGCGTAACTACAAAGCAGAGCCCTGTCGTTACATCAAAATAATTGACAATATCAAAAATATATGCTAATTTAATAAATCGCACTTTCACACAGGCCGTATAAAAACGGCCAATTGGAGGGAAAGGAAATGAGGCAGAGCGCATTGATCATCTTTTTGTCTTTGATTCTCTCAAGTAATGCTATTGCTCAAGTTTATCCTTGTAATTTGCAGGAAGCAAAGATTGCATTGCAGGATGCCGTTGATAGCAATATCAGAACTGATATCGATTGCAGTTTTGAAGAGCTTGCAGAAGTCAGCGATCCAGTAGAAAAAATTGAATTTTTGAGGCTGTGGGTATTGGGAATTGATGGATCATATACAGACGCTATTTTGACAGGCTTGATGGAAATTAACTGGCAATATACCGCACTTGCAATCAACTATGACGGTGAAATGATAGATTTGGCAAGATCGCAAATCATGCTTCTTTTGCAAGTATTGATCGTATTGGATCACCAGATTGGGCTATACATTGCTCATGAAGGTGCAAGAAATCTTGATCATGACAAATATTTGATTGAAAACAAAGATCCTGAATGCAAGAAACGAAAGTTTGATGAAGTCTTGTCAGAGCTTACAAAAGATGGTTTTAAACCGACTAAGAAACACGTTGAGAATCAGATTGATTACCAATGTTTTATTGAACAATACCCGGAATATAAAAGAATGATCGGTTTTTACTCTTCTGCTATTTACGATAGGATCGGGCATGGAAGAAGCCTGACTAAATTTCATTCACCAGAAATCATTGTGCTAAGCGAGTTTTATCTTGCCTTAGATATGATGGACGAACTCTCTGATGAAGATTTTTTTGAAGTCTCTGCCGAAATTCAGCTACTATTCTAAAGCACTTTTTATCACGCAATGCGTGATTTTTTTTGCCTAAAATTATAATCATAGATTTAAATTTTATTTTGTTCTGTTGACATTTTTATCAACATGTGCTAAACTAAAAAGCTCGACATCTGGCTCCGCGAACAGACAATACAGAGGAGGAAGCGATGCGCTGGAAGGCACATTTGGTCAGATTGTTCTCTTGCACAACGTATGAAAACCTGAAGAAGGTCGATCTGAGCCAAGTCAGAGATGAAGATATCGAGAGCGAATTCTTCGAAACTGATTATAGCACAGGATTTTACTTCAAATTCGCTAT
Proteins encoded in this region:
- a CDS encoding chitobiase/beta-hexosaminidase C-terminal domain-containing protein, with amino-acid sequence MKKQFMKSIVLMLFVLGSFCLLGSQALAKDSSTWGKVGVSGMDDQVSALAVYNNELYAGGFFSSADGIVSNQIAKWNGTSWSKVGTEGMNATISSLAVYNNELYAGGDFTTADGNPAIKIAKWNGSTWSSVGTSGMSGRPVSIVSSLTVYNNELYAGGIFNTVDGIAVDGIAKWNGVRWSKVSSGEVSSIWVEALAVYNNELYAGGLFTGAFGTTGIAKWNGTTWSKVGATGTSDDVYALAVYDNELYAGGSFLTADLINANYIAKWNGTEWSKVGTSGMDEAVYALTVYNNELYAGGFFGSADSVVTNHIARWNKTAWNKVGVSGLNSIVYALAVYNDELYAGGSFTTADGIITNNIASWYIDYIAPVTKASPTSGTYNTAKLITLTTDEPATTYYTKDGSTPTTSSAVYTTQINLSANTILKFFSKDVVGNIETVKTEIYIIDTIAPTTTASPVAGTYKTAQAITLKAVDTNTGVSATYYTTDGSTPTTSSSVYSSPITISQNATLKFFSKDNVGNTETVKTAVYVIDTVAPTTTASPVGGNYATDQTVTLTATDDNSGVSATYYTLDGKTPTTSSLVYSSPISLTSNTSLKFFSKDKAGNVEAVKTVVYAIDKLAPTTTASPIGGTYTSNQAVTLTAIDTNTGVSATYYTIDGSTPTASSSVYSSKITISQNTTLKFFSKDAVGNTENVKTEIYVIDKTAPITTASLESGTYTEAKTVTLTATDDNTGVLATYYTTDDSTPTTSSTVYSGPIAISENTTLKFFSKDKAGNLETVKTKVYVIDSLAPTTTATPASGTYNSIQNVTLKAVDTNSGIAKTYYTTDSTTPTTSSSVYSSPIAISKTTALRFFSKDTAGNTESVKTEIYVIDTQSPVTTATPASGTYSSTQTVTLKAVDTNTGVSATYYTTDGTIPTTQSLSYSAPIVISQNTSLKFFSIDAAGNKEVVKTENYIITNTFVDNSGKSEFNSGTTVIPFDEKIYLRNVILGRTYYSPTSNLELFFYRLPRQKVIHDLYIKMVRNKTAYDSNFNKKKSYPGYTILTSNIGTVKKDLYKNIDKHIKFKVAIRYSQKKLNKLNLNEKNLRLFIKNRDGAWQGPFTVYQNTKTNVLKFKIRNYRLKSEIAHAFPANTASISSLSNRSFSPAFYVQTLEFQTLEKLKFIIAEKNAMLVK